A genomic segment from Methanoplanus limicola DSM 2279 encodes:
- a CDS encoding DUF2111 domain-containing protein has protein sequence MNKNRISEDSDSADILPVAMAVHRITGLPATARSRNKRGVRIEEGNVIDDDYSGPVLEEAMKANSLLKTTPLTGQYKGVPVIVAPVRNGSNEAVAAIGVVDITGIFDLATLMEHQSVILKQVCGMDPCPLPDEQTAAKR, from the coding sequence TTGAACAAAAACAGAATTAGTGAAGATTCTGATTCAGCTGATATTCTGCCGGTTGCGATGGCTGTACACAGGATAACAGGGCTGCCTGCAACCGCAAGATCCCGAAATAAGAGAGGAGTCAGAATAGAAGAGGGGAATGTAATTGATGACGACTATTCAGGCCCTGTGCTCGAAGAGGCTATGAAAGCAAACAGCCTGCTGAAGACCACCCCTTTAACCGGCCAGTACAAAGGTGTGCCTGTAATCGTTGCTCCGGTCAGGAACGGAAGCAATGAAGCTGTCGCGGCAATAGGTGTGGTTGATATCACAGGAATCTTTGACCTTGCAACCCTGATGGAGCACCAGTCAGTGATCTTAAAGCAGGTCTGCGGAATGGACCCCTGCCCCCTTCCTGATGAACAGACCGCAGCGAAAAGGTAA
- a CDS encoding biotin--[acetyl-CoA-carboxylase] ligase: MNETAFKVLEILEKSQTSISGEEISKKLGITRSAVWKCINELKELGYEIESSRAEGYLMKKSSERLLPHEVSKFLKTDFIGRKISYFESTPSTTWIAKDLCIKEDPADINGTVIIAEEQTGGTGRLGRAWFSPEGGIWVTIILKPEIPIDRLFFVTMAGSIAVARAVRRLYNIGALIKWPNDIYIGDKKLSGILLELAAEADQIHYCLLGIGIDANIKTDQFQSGLRTPITSITEEVGHDINRAELLALILKEFERRYLMIEDGEYESIVREWKSLSLTIEKRVRITTPRRTFEGEAIDIDEYGALIIKMDNGMVEKVISGDCTPI, from the coding sequence ATGAACGAAACTGCATTTAAAGTGCTGGAAATTCTTGAGAAAAGCCAGACTTCCATATCAGGTGAAGAGATCAGTAAAAAACTTGGAATTACAAGATCTGCCGTATGGAAGTGTATTAATGAGTTAAAAGAACTTGGATATGAGATTGAATCGTCAAGGGCGGAAGGTTATCTGATGAAAAAATCTTCAGAAAGACTTCTCCCGCACGAAGTTTCAAAATTTTTAAAGACTGACTTTATCGGCAGGAAGATCAGTTATTTTGAGAGCACTCCGTCCACAACCTGGATTGCAAAAGATCTCTGCATAAAGGAAGATCCGGCTGATATAAACGGAACTGTCATAATTGCTGAGGAGCAGACCGGAGGTACGGGCAGGCTTGGCAGGGCCTGGTTCTCACCTGAAGGCGGGATATGGGTAACAATTATTTTAAAACCGGAAATACCCATTGACAGGCTCTTCTTTGTCACAATGGCAGGTTCAATAGCCGTGGCACGTGCTGTGCGGCGCCTGTATAACATAGGGGCACTGATAAAATGGCCAAATGACATCTATATAGGCGATAAAAAGTTATCCGGAATACTGCTTGAACTTGCAGCAGAGGCTGATCAGATCCATTACTGCCTTCTCGGCATAGGTATTGATGCAAATATTAAGACCGACCAGTTCCAGAGCGGTCTTCGGACACCTATCACATCCATAACAGAAGAGGTGGGGCATGATATCAACCGTGCAGAACTGCTTGCACTGATACTGAAGGAATTTGAGAGAAGGTACCTGATGATTGAAGACGGGGAATATGAATCCATTGTAAGGGAATGGAAGAGCCTCTCACTTACAATTGAAAAGAGGGTCAGGATAACCACACCGAGAAGGACATTTGAAGGCGAAGCCATTGATATTGATGAATACGGAGCACTTATTATCAAAATGGACAACGGGATGGTAGAGAAGGTGATTTCAGGCGACTGCACGCCGATCTGA
- a CDS encoding biotin transporter BioY: MYGNERRTLLITQTAAFIALMAVGANIVIPMVPVPITLQTLFLLLAGAVMKRYAIIPVVLYIILGIAGLPVFHQFASGPGVLMGPTGGYMVAFIPAVLIAGLAYEKKNRNIRILSLVSASMLILFCGTLWISVSSGITVLQAAIVGFLPFIFGDLIKSGAAFLIAERVDE; the protein is encoded by the coding sequence ATGTACGGAAATGAGAGAAGAACCCTTCTGATTACACAGACAGCGGCTTTTATTGCATTAATGGCGGTGGGGGCAAATATTGTCATACCGATGGTCCCTGTGCCCATTACACTTCAGACGCTGTTCCTTCTGCTTGCAGGTGCTGTAATGAAGAGATATGCTATAATTCCGGTCGTATTATACATCATTCTCGGCATTGCGGGGCTTCCTGTCTTTCACCAGTTTGCATCCGGACCGGGTGTACTGATGGGGCCGACAGGAGGTTATATGGTCGCCTTTATTCCGGCAGTTCTCATTGCAGGGCTTGCATATGAGAAGAAGAACCGGAATATAAGAATATTGTCGCTCGTCTCTGCATCCATGCTCATTCTCTTCTGCGGAACCCTGTGGATCTCGGTGTCATCCGGAATTACAGTTCTTCAGGCGGCAATAGTAGGATTTCTGCCGTTTATATTCGGAGACCTGATAAAGTCAGGTGCTGCTTTCCTTATTGCAGAGAGGGTTGATGAGTAA
- a CDS encoding energy-coupling factor ABC transporter ATP-binding protein, giving the protein MIEIKNLNHGILNIDRATVPEGITAVIGRNGSGKSTLLKIISGIKIPDSGSISIEGKNPRELDTGYVSEYPDDNSIFGVVYDEIASSLRFKHADCSETERRVKEISYLFDISHLLKREMRTLSGGEKVMVALASACADNPSLLVIDEPDSHLDRGSAEVFSENVLNTGSRHIIVCTHNMETASKAGNLIFLESGRIKYQGAPGEIFEKYLKSTCFYPPLWRILK; this is encoded by the coding sequence ATGATAGAGATAAAAAACCTAAACCACGGCATCCTGAATATTGACAGGGCCACAGTTCCTGAGGGGATAACGGCAGTTATTGGCAGAAACGGCAGCGGAAAGAGCACACTGCTAAAGATCATATCGGGGATTAAAATTCCTGATTCAGGAAGTATCAGTATTGAAGGAAAAAATCCCCGTGAACTTGACACAGGTTATGTATCCGAATATCCGGATGACAACAGCATCTTCGGGGTCGTATATGATGAGATAGCATCGTCACTGAGGTTTAAGCATGCAGACTGTAGTGAAACAGAGAGGAGAGTTAAAGAGATCTCTTACCTCTTTGATATCAGCCATCTCCTTAAAAGAGAGATGAGAACTCTTTCAGGCGGAGAGAAGGTGATGGTCGCCCTGGCCTCTGCATGTGCAGACAACCCGTCCCTCCTCGTAATTGATGAGCCGGATTCACACCTTGACAGGGGATCAGCAGAGGTATTTTCTGAAAATGTTCTGAATACAGGCTCGCGGCATATCATAGTCTGCACCCACAATATGGAGACTGCATCAAAAGCCGGCAACCTGATCTTTTTAGAGAGCGGCAGGATAAAATACCAGGGAGCTCCCGGTGAAATATTTGAGAAATATCTTAAGAGCACCTGTTTTTATCCGCCATTGTGGAGAATTTTAAAGTGA
- a CDS encoding ATP-binding cassette domain-containing protein, whose product MKITLDNITIKNGDFILKADGEFERGVHLITGKIGSGKTSLAMAVAGFLKVSGGRIEKSGTGSEIYSMQNPEHHVTAEKVRKEITSWGLNPEFIADRYGFEEMMDKDPVLLSRGELKKLELACIAERNPDLLLLDEPFSSLDCVEKKKLISNLCNRKDKITIIFTHEQAVLPKADYIWETEEGHLICHGKTPEAILRWKNCPQYITEALRRGIIPDNITVDDVMEALCRMQG is encoded by the coding sequence GTGAAGATAACCCTGGACAATATCACCATAAAAAACGGTGATTTCATCCTGAAGGCAGACGGGGAATTTGAGAGAGGAGTTCACCTCATCACCGGAAAGATCGGCAGCGGAAAGACATCTCTTGCCATGGCGGTGGCAGGTTTTCTGAAGGTTTCCGGCGGAAGAATAGAGAAATCAGGAACAGGTTCGGAGATCTACTCGATGCAGAATCCTGAGCACCATGTAACGGCAGAGAAGGTGAGAAAGGAGATCACATCATGGGGTCTTAACCCGGAATTTATCGCAGACAGATATGGTTTTGAAGAGATGATGGATAAAGATCCAGTGCTTCTCTCAAGGGGCGAATTAAAGAAGCTTGAACTTGCCTGCATTGCAGAGAGAAATCCGGATCTCCTCTTGCTTGACGAGCCATTCAGCTCGCTTGACTGTGTGGAGAAGAAGAAATTAATCAGTAATCTCTGTAACCGGAAAGATAAGATAACTATAATATTTACACATGAGCAGGCCGTTCTGCCAAAGGCTGATTATATATGGGAGACGGAGGAGGGCCACCTCATATGCCATGGTAAAACTCCGGAAGCGATACTGAGATGGAAAAACTGTCCGCAGTATATAACTGAGGCATTGCGCAGGGGAATTATTCCGGATAATATTACAGTTGATGACGTTATGGAGGCATTATGCAGGATGCAGGGCTGA
- a CDS encoding pyruvate/oxaloacetate carboxyltransferase → MSVTNPLKITDTTLRDAHQSLIATRLRTEDMISLARAIDKIGFFSVEAWGGATFDSCIRYLNDDPWQRLSDLNEVLENTPIQMLLRGQNLVGYKHYPDDVVVKFIEAAGRNGVDIFRVFDALNDIRNMEKSMETVKDIGAHLQGTICYTTSPVHSNEKFIEMAEVLYAKGSDSICIKDMAGLIMPDDAGEIITGIKRTIDIPVNLHSHSTSGISPMSYQAAIEAGVDILDTAMSPFAMGTSQPPTESIVATLIGRERDTGIDLLKLREVRNICLKIRDKYGGLIDPISELVDSDVLIYQLPGGMISNLVSQLKEQNALDRIEEVHKEIPKVRKDLGYPPLVTPTSQIVGTQAVLNVLMGGERYSNITQEVKDYVRGLYGKPPGIIPDEIRLKIIGEEKPYEGRPGDLLSPAYENMAAEAREGGFVRKDEDILTYILYPAIAPSFLKGERKQELIPKKSAPARASVPEIPSCMEVEVDGEIFAVRILSVEGSAVESQKSMGQKKIPHTTIKGGVNSNMQGMVLKIETSIGAQVKTGDVLVVLEAMKMENPIKSPRDGKVTQIFVDSGDTVQNGDVLLVVE, encoded by the coding sequence ATGAGTGTGACAAATCCTTTAAAAATAACCGACACTACTCTCAGAGATGCACATCAGTCCTTAATAGCCACGAGGCTCAGGACTGAGGATATGATATCTCTCGCCCGGGCAATTGACAAAATAGGCTTTTTTTCCGTTGAAGCCTGGGGAGGGGCCACCTTTGACAGCTGTATCAGATACTTAAATGACGATCCCTGGCAGAGACTTTCCGATCTGAATGAAGTTTTGGAGAATACTCCAATACAGATGCTTCTTCGCGGCCAGAATCTTGTAGGGTACAAACATTATCCCGATGATGTAGTTGTAAAATTCATAGAAGCTGCGGGCAGAAACGGAGTTGACATATTCAGGGTCTTTGACGCGCTCAATGACATACGGAATATGGAAAAATCAATGGAGACTGTGAAGGATATCGGTGCACACCTTCAGGGCACAATATGCTATACAACAAGCCCTGTACATTCAAATGAGAAGTTCATTGAGATGGCAGAGGTCCTGTACGCAAAAGGCAGTGATTCGATCTGCATCAAAGATATGGCCGGACTTATTATGCCTGATGATGCAGGAGAGATCATCACCGGCATAAAACGGACAATTGATATCCCGGTAAATCTTCATTCGCACTCCACAAGCGGAATTTCGCCTATGAGCTATCAGGCGGCAATTGAAGCTGGCGTGGATATTCTTGATACTGCGATGTCACCTTTCGCGATGGGTACATCCCAGCCGCCGACGGAGAGCATTGTTGCAACTCTTATCGGAAGAGAGAGAGATACCGGTATTGATCTGTTAAAGCTGAGGGAAGTCCGGAACATATGCCTTAAGATCAGGGATAAGTACGGCGGGCTGATTGATCCTATATCAGAACTTGTTGACAGTGATGTGCTGATATATCAGCTCCCCGGCGGAATGATCTCTAATCTGGTCTCACAGCTTAAAGAGCAGAATGCACTTGACAGAATAGAAGAGGTTCACAAAGAGATCCCGAAGGTAAGAAAGGATCTCGGCTACCCGCCCTTAGTAACACCGACAAGCCAGATTGTGGGCACACAGGCGGTACTAAATGTCCTGATGGGCGGTGAGAGATACTCCAATATCACCCAGGAAGTCAAGGATTATGTAAGAGGTCTGTACGGCAAACCCCCGGGAATAATTCCGGACGAGATACGCCTGAAGATAATCGGAGAGGAGAAGCCGTATGAAGGAAGGCCCGGAGATCTCCTCTCACCTGCATATGAAAATATGGCAGCTGAGGCGCGTGAAGGCGGTTTTGTCAGAAAGGATGAGGACATTCTCACATATATCCTGTATCCTGCAATTGCACCGTCATTCCTGAAAGGAGAGAGAAAACAGGAGTTGATTCCAAAGAAATCAGCACCTGCCAGGGCTTCCGTCCCGGAGATTCCAAGCTGCATGGAGGTTGAAGTGGATGGTGAGATCTTTGCCGTCAGGATTTTATCTGTTGAAGGCAGTGCCGTTGAATCGCAGAAGAGTATGGGTCAGAAGAAGATCCCGCACACTACGATTAAAGGCGGTGTCAACAGCAACATGCAGGGTATGGTTTTAAAGATTGAGACAAGCATCGGTGCACAGGTCAAAACCGGAGATGTTCTTGTTGTTCTTGAAGCGATGAAGATGGAAAATCCGATTAAGTCGCCAAGGGATGGCAAGGTAACCCAGATTTTTGTAGATTCGGGTGACACTGTGCAGAATGGTGATGTTCTGCTGGTGGTTGAATGA
- a CDS encoding acetyl-CoA carboxylase biotin carboxylase subunit, translating to MRYFNKILIANRGEIAIRVMRGCRELGIETVAVYSEPDKNSLHVKYADEAYLAGEAHPSKSYLNKEKIISIAKKCGAEAIHPGYGFLAENSEFARLCDEEGIVFIGPSYKTIEKMGSKLGSKHMVSSAGVPVLPYTTDGVRSLDEAKKISSEIGYPVIVKASAGGGGIGMQIVEDESGLEEAIEKGMRIAKSAFGDETVFIEKYLVKPRHIELQVLCDQQGNRVHLYDRECSIQRRHQKLVEEAPCPIMTDELREKMAESALKVAEVSGYYNAGTVEFLYSNGEYYFMEMNTRLQVEHTVTEMVTGIDLVKQQIRVASGEDLAISQDDIKLHGHAIECRINAEDPLNNFSADPGKIVRYRSPGGPGIRVDSGIHMGYTIPPMYDSMISKLCSWGFDREESINRMRRAIYEYVILGVKTTLPLHHAIMNNSQFIEGKTHTHFLTEEHVKKNLSMYLREEEARMQTLAASMRLGKEAAAITAAVNVYIKNVQDNSGR from the coding sequence ATGAGATATTTTAATAAAATTCTTATTGCTAACAGGGGCGAAATTGCAATCCGTGTTATGCGTGGATGCAGAGAGCTTGGAATTGAGACTGTTGCGGTCTATTCCGAGCCGGATAAAAATTCGCTCCATGTAAAGTATGCAGATGAGGCATACCTTGCAGGTGAGGCGCACCCTTCAAAGAGCTACCTGAATAAGGAGAAGATTATCAGCATCGCAAAAAAATGCGGGGCTGAGGCAATCCATCCTGGATATGGTTTTTTAGCGGAAAATTCAGAATTTGCAAGGCTATGTGATGAAGAGGGAATTGTCTTTATCGGCCCGTCTTATAAGACCATTGAGAAGATGGGATCAAAACTTGGTTCAAAGCATATGGTCTCATCGGCAGGTGTGCCTGTCCTGCCGTATACTACTGACGGAGTCCGCTCACTTGATGAGGCGAAGAAGATCTCCTCAGAGATTGGCTACCCTGTAATTGTCAAGGCAAGTGCCGGCGGCGGTGGCATAGGTATGCAGATTGTGGAGGATGAGTCCGGCCTTGAGGAAGCGATAGAGAAGGGTATGAGGATTGCAAAGTCTGCATTCGGAGATGAAACTGTCTTCATTGAGAAGTACCTTGTCAAGCCGAGGCATATTGAACTTCAGGTGCTCTGTGATCAGCAGGGCAACAGGGTGCACCTCTATGACCGTGAATGCTCAATTCAGAGGAGGCATCAGAAACTTGTGGAAGAGGCACCGTGCCCGATAATGACTGATGAGCTGAGGGAGAAGATGGCAGAGTCGGCTCTGAAGGTTGCAGAGGTTTCAGGGTATTATAACGCAGGCACTGTTGAATTTCTCTATTCTAACGGCGAGTATTATTTCATGGAGATGAATACCCGCCTCCAGGTCGAGCATACGGTCACTGAGATGGTTACCGGAATTGATCTTGTTAAACAGCAGATAAGGGTTGCATCGGGTGAGGACCTGGCAATATCTCAGGATGATATTAAACTGCACGGGCATGCTATTGAGTGCCGGATTAATGCGGAAGATCCACTGAATAACTTTTCAGCAGATCCGGGCAAGATTGTCAGATACAGGTCTCCGGGAGGTCCTGGTATCCGTGTAGATTCCGGAATTCACATGGGATACACAATTCCTCCGATGTACGATTCAATGATCTCAAAGCTCTGTTCATGGGGTTTTGACAGGGAAGAGAGCATCAACCGTATGAGAAGAGCGATATATGAATATGTTATCCTTGGCGTGAAGACAACCCTGCCGCTTCATCATGCAATAATGAACAACAGTCAGTTTATAGAGGGAAAGACGCATACTCATTTCCTCACTGAAGAGCATGTAAAGAAGAACCTTTCAATGTACTTAAGAGAGGAAGAGGCAAGGATGCAGACGCTTGCAGCATCAATGAGGCTTGGAAAGGAGGCTGCTGCAATAACTGCTGCTGTAAATGTATATATTAAAAATGTCCAGGATAATTCCGGCAGATAA
- a CDS encoding glycine betaine ABC transporter substrate-binding protein: MIKKRIKDLSILFVVCSAIVLAAGCVGADTDNTEVASDSGSKEVVLISTPYDTELASGNVIKQVLDANGYNVELKIVDVGLAFQGLASGSGDFFVGAWLPTCHGQYYDKYKDDIVFVGENMVGTRCGLVVPEYVDINSIEELKDHSEEFDSTIVGIEPGAGIMKDTETVNEEYGLDYEISTGSEVAMCTALKSAIDKKEPIVVTGWSPHWKFVTWDLKYLDDPKNIYGGIEHISTFTRTGFKEDYPELYEFLERYHWESSDMESIMLEVNDGKDVEAAASEWIKNNPDLVNEWLGK, from the coding sequence GTGATTAAAAAAAGAATCAAAGACTTATCAATATTATTTGTAGTCTGTTCAGCCATTGTTCTGGCTGCGGGCTGCGTAGGGGCAGATACAGACAATACAGAAGTTGCATCAGATTCCGGCAGCAAAGAAGTTGTCCTGATCTCAACCCCGTATGACACAGAACTTGCAAGCGGAAATGTCATCAAACAGGTACTTGATGCAAACGGCTACAATGTTGAACTTAAAATCGTCGATGTAGGCCTTGCATTTCAGGGACTGGCCTCAGGTTCCGGAGACTTCTTCGTTGGTGCCTGGCTGCCGACATGCCATGGTCAGTACTATGACAAGTATAAGGACGACATTGTGTTTGTAGGTGAAAACATGGTCGGCACAAGATGCGGACTTGTAGTCCCGGAATACGTTGACATTAATTCAATTGAGGAATTAAAAGATCATTCTGAGGAATTTGATTCAACAATAGTCGGAATAGAGCCTGGTGCAGGCATAATGAAAGACACAGAGACTGTAAATGAAGAATATGGTCTTGACTATGAAATCTCCACCGGCAGTGAAGTTGCAATGTGTACTGCACTCAAATCCGCTATAGACAAAAAAGAGCCGATTGTTGTTACAGGCTGGTCACCACACTGGAAATTTGTAACATGGGACCTTAAGTATCTGGATGACCCTAAAAATATCTACGGCGGCATAGAGCACATTTCAACATTTACAAGAACAGGGTTTAAAGAAGATTATCCTGAACTCTATGAGTTCCTTGAGCGTTACCACTGGGAGTCATCTGACATGGAATCTATAATGCTTGAAGTAAATGACGGAAAGGATGTAGAAGCTGCCGCTTCAGAGTGGATTAAGAACAATCCCGACCTTGTAAACGAATGGCTCGGAAAATAA
- a CDS encoding ApeA N-terminal domain 1-containing protein, with amino-acid sequence MDNIIRIRGKWNIKNSGCYDTDRDFPGLLTIKPYYHALLECSLSRQGSDENDAVLWNVFPEESDHCVINRIPLISGRGVSGTEITLLNNRMVHRDRMNPVLGPETDDNEILFLPEIVIDGYNFSSYDEVRFCRVLTLPDDFVNWIGFEHISGEINKKGGLIIYSSGNCTLKICTDENDPDLILLAEYPEEKRLRDIISDLQVIQNILTFFWGKPSFFISITGEHEKNPLLSDYYGEKILNKCSIYLNNNRLCNRKLAEYMHYGSYLISFDEISDDFGEYLGRWRVFERDYSPMVRLYFSVVFNPEMYPENVFLSFTECIEIYHRRNDNFKDYLISPDEYRERTDIVKRLLGENKVFTKKVRESIVNTLKFGNKPNLENRLNDICDFFGDFLEPYIADYGEFSSSVSGNRNYIAHREAKEGFSYAGGTELCIFTAKLEMVIYTIFLYECGFEKDFIKNILSRFMDRKTGECF; translated from the coding sequence ATGGACAATATTATCAGGATAAGGGGTAAGTGGAATATTAAAAATTCCGGGTGTTATGATACTGACAGGGATTTCCCCGGACTTTTAACCATTAAGCCGTATTATCATGCTCTGCTTGAATGCAGTCTTTCCCGTCAGGGAAGTGATGAAAATGATGCAGTCTTATGGAATGTTTTTCCTGAAGAAAGTGATCACTGTGTCATTAACAGAATCCCGCTTATTTCAGGAAGAGGGGTTAGTGGTACTGAGATAACGCTGTTAAATAACAGGATGGTTCACAGGGATAGGATGAACCCGGTTTTAGGTCCTGAAACTGATGACAATGAGATACTTTTTCTTCCGGAAATTGTGATTGACGGATATAATTTCAGTAGCTACGATGAGGTGAGGTTCTGCCGGGTTCTGACTCTTCCTGATGATTTTGTTAACTGGATTGGTTTTGAGCATATTTCCGGGGAGATTAATAAAAAAGGTGGTCTGATAATTTATTCTTCCGGGAACTGCACCTTAAAAATCTGTACAGATGAAAATGATCCGGACCTGATTTTACTTGCTGAATATCCTGAGGAGAAGAGATTAAGAGATATTATCTCTGATCTTCAGGTGATCCAGAATATTCTCACATTCTTTTGGGGTAAACCGTCTTTCTTCATCTCCATTACAGGGGAGCATGAAAAAAATCCTCTGCTATCTGATTATTACGGTGAAAAAATACTGAATAAATGCAGTATTTATCTTAATAATAACAGGCTTTGTAACCGGAAACTGGCTGAATATATGCATTATGGCAGTTATTTAATTTCGTTTGATGAAATTAGTGATGATTTTGGGGAATATCTCGGACGGTGGAGGGTGTTTGAGAGAGATTACAGTCCTATGGTAAGGCTGTATTTTTCTGTGGTCTTTAACCCTGAGATGTATCCAGAAAATGTTTTTCTAAGCTTTACAGAGTGTATTGAGATTTATCACCGGAGAAATGATAACTTTAAGGATTACCTTATAAGTCCGGATGAGTACCGGGAGAGGACTGATATAGTTAAACGGCTTCTTGGGGAAAATAAGGTTTTTACAAAGAAGGTCAGGGAATCGATCGTCAATACCCTTAAGTTTGGGAATAAACCAAATCTTGAGAACCGGTTAAATGATATATGTGATTTTTTCGGGGACTTTCTTGAGCCTTATATAGCTGATTACGGAGAGTTTTCTTCTTCTGTTTCGGGAAACAGGAATTATATTGCGCACAGGGAGGCTAAAGAGGGTTTTTCATATGCAGGCGGTACTGAACTCTGTATTTTTACTGCAAAACTTGAAATGGTTATATATACGATTTTTCTTTATGAATGTGGTTTTGAGAAGGATTTTATAAAGAATATTCTGAGCAGGTTTATGGACAGGAAGACCGGAGAATGTTTTTAG
- a CDS encoding TIGR00341 family protein, with amino-acid sequence MKKILINVRYEDFPELEKLLAGFHHLVNKERNYVEVRVFVPDAEVNDAIEVLRKPIDMRYKESLIDVSTPDFVISSSLQRAEKRVTVSVRTPVEKLIDTAKDYTKIDYWHLALVGIAGLIALMGLYLNNVAIIIGAMLLSPILGPIHSFAIYSATGRVNEALRSIFVLAINLALIFLLALTATLLMSVFTGIFTGSSLNISLTEEIMLRTVSNPIYIIMAVLLGTASIIALTKNISELVAGVAVAAALLPPTVVAGITVVLIPERSPGAVLLVLDNVIGLIAGALIATLALKIAPRKGSDIKTAKSFIRRSIILILILIGILTFSSLII; translated from the coding sequence ATGAAAAAAATACTGATTAATGTTCGTTATGAAGATTTTCCTGAACTTGAGAAACTTCTTGCCGGTTTTCATCATCTGGTGAATAAAGAGAGGAATTATGTCGAGGTCAGGGTTTTTGTTCCTGATGCGGAGGTCAATGATGCAATAGAGGTGCTTAGAAAGCCTATTGATATGAGGTATAAAGAGTCCCTGATTGATGTCTCCACTCCGGATTTTGTAATCTCGTCTTCTCTTCAGAGGGCAGAAAAAAGGGTAACTGTGAGTGTCAGGACGCCTGTTGAAAAACTGATTGATACGGCTAAGGATTATACAAAAATTGATTACTGGCATCTGGCACTGGTCGGTATTGCAGGGCTTATTGCTCTTATGGGGCTGTATCTCAATAATGTCGCAATTATTATCGGGGCAATGCTTTTATCTCCGATTCTCGGCCCGATTCATTCGTTTGCAATTTATTCTGCAACAGGGAGGGTAAATGAGGCATTAAGGAGCATTTTTGTCCTGGCTATTAATCTGGCGCTCATCTTCCTGCTTGCCCTTACTGCTACGCTGTTAATGTCGGTGTTTACCGGAATTTTCACTGGTTCTTCTCTGAATATATCACTGACTGAAGAGATTATGCTCAGAACGGTCTCAAATCCGATATACATAATTATGGCTGTGCTTCTTGGCACTGCCTCTATTATTGCGCTTACAAAGAATATCTCTGAACTTGTTGCAGGGGTTGCGGTTGCTGCGGCGCTGCTTCCGCCGACGGTCGTTGCCGGAATTACTGTTGTTCTTATACCGGAGAGGTCTCCCGGTGCGGTTCTTCTTGTCCTGGACAATGTCATCGGGCTTATTGCCGGTGCGCTCATTGCCACACTTGCACTTAAGATTGCGCCAAGAAAAGGCAGTGATATTAAGACTGCAAAGAGTTTCATCCGGAGGAGTATTATTCTGATCCTTATTTTAATCGGAATTCTGACATTTTCGTCATTAATTATCTGA